ACTACCATATAAACATCCTCATCCACTGCATGTGCAATACCATCTAAAATAGCTTCAATATTTTTTGCGTAATTATCCATCTCTTCTTTAGTTTCACAAATAAATACTGGAGCGCCACCAGCAACTTTATCTGGTTTTATCGTTACAATCGCTAAAATGGCTTTCTCAATGATCATGCTATTCACTCTCCTTTTCATTTGCAGCTGATTCAGTTGGAAGCCTGATTGCATTTTCTAAAATAGGAACCTTTTTAATTACTTTGATGGCACTTTCTACATCTTGGTGTTGAGGGAGAACAAAAACACCAATTCGACCATTTTCTAAATCTCTTTTCGCAAGAGGTGTTAATGATGGTTCTCCACTATCTCTTACAACACCTAAGGCAGTTGACACATCGTGTAATACCGCCTGTCTCTGGCCTAAATTTGAAATGGTAATTCTGGCATCTATACTTTTAGGATTGAGAATGAAACCCATTCCATATTTTAATACTAAATCTCTCTTTTCAGGAATACCAATATTCATAATATATATATCATCCACATAAAGCCCTGCATCTTTAAATTGTGGTTTTCCCTCTTCCACACTTACTATATCGCCCATTTTACTCCCTGTCATTAATATCTTTGAAAGAATCAAACACACCAATCCAACGATTGTTGCGACCCAAACATTTGTTAGCAAATATGAAAAAGTAGTAAAAAACGACGTGAAAATA
This portion of the Bacillus carboniphilus genome encodes:
- a CDS encoding YIEGIA family protein; translation: MNEYSFPILYGVLVGVLSRLYMLRTDYRQYPTYLHGKIIHIALGFIAASLGTIAVPAIMEKEFTAVTFLTLAASQFREVRNMERNTLTEIDKSELVPRGKTYIEGIAIAFESRNYLVIFTSFFTTFSYLLTNVWVATIVGLVCLILSKILMTGSKMGDIVSVEEGKPQFKDAGLYVDDIYIMNIGIPEKRDLVLKYGMGFILNPKSIDARITISNLGQRQAVLHDVSTALGVVRDSGEPSLTPLAKRDLENGRIGVFVLPQHQDVESAIKVIKKVPILENAIRLPTESAANEKESE
- a CDS encoding capping complex subunit for YIEGIA — its product is MIIEKAILAIVTIKPDKVAGGAPVFICETKEEMDNYAKNIEAILDGIAHAVDEDVYMVVKHF